One Melitaea cinxia chromosome 17, ilMelCinx1.1, whole genome shotgun sequence genomic region harbors:
- the LOC123661825 gene encoding 36.4 kDa proline-rich protein-like, producing MKFLVVLAILAAVATAQPKHHADDRILNIIGGILDLFKPKEPISTDPAILPPYDYPEHPIVIEDLEIPGPALPPVLPGPILPGPALPPVLPGPVLPGPGIPEPNPAPVVSPNPLANYSPLVNVIMNIN from the coding sequence ATGAAATTCCTCGTAGTACTCGCAATTTTGGCAGCCGTAGCCACAGCTCAACCCAAACATCATGCTGATGACCgcattttgaatattattggAGGAATTCTGGACCTCTTCAAACCAAAAGAACCGATAAGCACAGACCCTGCCATTTTGCCGCCTTATGATTACCCCGAACACCCTATTGTCATCGAAGACCTCGAGATACCCGGACCGGCGCTTCCTCCTGTTCTTCCCGGACCCATACTACCTGGACCCGCGCTTCCTCCTGTTCTTCCTGGACCCGTACTACCCGGTCCCGGCATTCCCGAACCCAACCCCGCTCCCGTTGTCTCACCAAATCCCTTAGCTAATTACTCGCCCCTCGTTAATGTCATTATGAATATTAACTAA